A genome region from Chthonomonas sp. includes the following:
- the holA gene encoding DNA polymerase III subunit delta gives MKNEIAHAAQQRVVLLTGDEPTMRLQALRGIVAIHEAEGDEFDRETLISDGQSLRNTIGAAGTTPFLSSTRVAVLRNVLREDLDEADSLKAQLAALPESARLILVADEEANERHNKNKSALEKLVKAAGGLVLSFKVDPKKAVDEIRVEADRRGKKLSPGAARIMIDMVGGSYSSALEELDKLELYVGSAAAITEQDVQKVVTASREYNVYKLTDAIVARNPAEAMRQLAVLMSGAQKVGDAMIGSILPTMLRQVRLIYQARCLHDFGDKCAADFPEKPNFNTLTDWQRRPVMEASRKLTLPQIVQLMNLLSDADARSKGMVEASNSPSENMELLIQQATLV, from the coding sequence TTGAAAAACGAAATCGCCCATGCCGCCCAGCAGCGCGTCGTCCTTTTAACCGGCGACGAGCCCACCATGCGGCTCCAAGCCCTGCGCGGGATCGTGGCGATTCACGAAGCCGAGGGCGATGAGTTTGACCGCGAGACCCTGATCTCCGATGGCCAGTCCCTGCGCAATACAATTGGCGCGGCGGGCACGACGCCGTTCCTCAGTTCCACCCGGGTGGCGGTGCTGCGCAACGTGCTGCGCGAGGACCTCGACGAAGCGGACTCGCTCAAGGCTCAACTGGCCGCCTTGCCCGAATCGGCGCGGCTGATCTTGGTTGCCGACGAGGAAGCCAACGAGCGCCACAACAAGAATAAGTCCGCCCTGGAAAAGCTGGTTAAGGCCGCCGGCGGCTTGGTCCTCAGCTTCAAGGTGGACCCCAAAAAGGCGGTGGATGAGATCCGTGTCGAGGCCGATCGGCGCGGCAAAAAGCTATCGCCGGGTGCGGCCCGAATCATGATCGACATGGTCGGCGGAAGCTACAGCAGCGCGCTGGAGGAACTCGACAAGCTCGAACTGTATGTGGGTTCGGCCGCCGCGATCACCGAGCAAGACGTGCAGAAGGTGGTCACGGCCTCGCGCGAGTACAACGTCTACAAGCTCACCGACGCGATCGTCGCGCGCAACCCGGCGGAGGCGATGCGCCAACTTGCGGTGCTCATGAGCGGTGCGCAAAAGGTCGGCGACGCGATGATCGGCTCGATCTTGCCCACCATGCTGCGGCAGGTCCGCCTGATTTACCAAGCCCGTTGCCTGCACGATTTCGGTGACAAGTGCGCCGCCGACTTCCCCGAAAAGCCGAACTTCAACACACTCACCGATTGGCAGCGACGCCCGGTGATGGAAGCCTCGCGCAAGCTCACGTTGCCTCAGATTGTGCAACTGATGAACCTGCTCTCCGACGCCGATGCCCGAAGCAAGGGCATGGTGGAAGCGTCAAACTCGCCTTCGGAAAACATGGAACTGCTGATCCAGCAGGCCACCCTCGTTTGA
- a CDS encoding zinc-dependent metalloprotease, with product MRSLRLSSLALLALLSAAALAQTAEIKKDDPPKPDPKIVEYDKAIKDLPKTEGPVTLYIRKKDILMEIPESKLGKLFFLQGAWNTGFSVNQQQGLPLALPTGENFSTVDMFRLEKQQEDRVWMIRPNTKFRWQQDDPNLEAIKRTFPEAFYQDFRIEQTHPEKKLLLINVTGLFSGDLFSLTKSLSQGGMMVTPDREKTRVDKVTGSPDVLSLRMDHFYTAQEGGQANPLLALLGMAGGGTHQEDSRSINFKITYSMYFRDEKSTYRPRLGDPRVGYFTNDHFSFERYYRDDRMVKYINRWNLQKKDPNAALSEPVKPITWVLDTSIPTNYRECFRRGMLDWNRAFEKIGYKNAIVVKDAPAGKDYDHADGRNNVIRWTVTSEGDGAIALFRSDPMTGEIMNAAINVDGTFAVGVDDFYRTVLPTSPGLMMKLFRQSISDAVPGQSEAAEKMLQNPGISPLAGLAEAQLTKNGWHHDQCGYGRERMARLNYNLSAINARGMAGISKQKLIEDYIQDTVAHEFGHTLGLRHNFAASTNLTTAQCGDEALVRREGFASSVMDYIDINMVAVLNGRGVLINPGIGAYDMHAIRYGYSDIKADTPDGERFALSQIAKDGGKPGLRFMTDEDADRFDPTVQRWDSGKDPLAYNETTMRVARNTMNWAIKNLPKPGESYAKRNKLISTALTQIVGQASRASRFIGGLRASRTYAGDVGQLANLTPIPAAEQRQGLRLATSVLNASFGDLPDSVLNSFAEDFNADAGAGTATFRSLFAMMQQQVLGSLMNAGRISRIIENEFKTKTGAYTVDEHYAAINNAVMSEFAGTAAIRPLRRDLQRNYVIALLDQAGGVEGAVRDDAQLVALANLKGVRKSCMTYAAKASGVSKLHAEHLAEVITLFLNRTRVTGVEGGGGGGGLDLAALLGGKN from the coding sequence ATGCGATCGCTTCGGCTTTCCTCGCTGGCCTTGTTGGCCCTCCTCTCCGCTGCCGCCCTGGCGCAAACGGCTGAAATCAAAAAAGACGATCCGCCCAAGCCGGACCCCAAGATTGTCGAATACGACAAGGCGATTAAGGACCTTCCGAAAACCGAAGGGCCGGTGACGCTCTACATTCGCAAGAAGGACATCCTGATGGAGATTCCCGAGTCGAAACTCGGCAAGCTGTTCTTCCTGCAAGGCGCGTGGAACACAGGCTTCTCGGTGAACCAGCAGCAGGGCCTGCCGCTGGCCTTGCCAACCGGCGAGAACTTCAGCACGGTGGACATGTTCCGGCTGGAAAAGCAGCAGGAAGACCGCGTGTGGATGATCCGCCCGAACACGAAGTTTCGCTGGCAGCAGGACGATCCGAACCTGGAAGCGATCAAGCGCACTTTCCCCGAGGCGTTCTACCAAGACTTCCGCATTGAGCAAACGCACCCCGAAAAGAAGCTGCTGCTTATCAACGTGACCGGCCTCTTCAGCGGCGACCTTTTCAGCCTCACTAAGTCGCTTTCGCAAGGCGGCATGATGGTCACTCCTGACCGCGAGAAGACTCGCGTGGACAAGGTCACGGGCTCGCCGGACGTGCTGAGCCTGCGCATGGACCACTTCTACACTGCCCAAGAAGGCGGCCAAGCCAACCCACTCCTGGCTCTCCTCGGCATGGCGGGCGGCGGCACGCACCAAGAAGACTCGCGCTCGATTAACTTCAAGATCACGTACAGCATGTACTTCCGCGATGAGAAGAGCACCTACCGGCCGCGCCTTGGCGATCCACGCGTGGGTTACTTCACCAACGACCACTTTAGCTTTGAGCGCTACTACCGTGACGACCGCATGGTCAAGTACATCAATCGCTGGAACCTGCAAAAGAAGGACCCGAATGCGGCCCTGAGCGAGCCGGTGAAGCCGATCACCTGGGTACTTGATACATCCATTCCGACCAACTATCGCGAATGCTTCCGCCGCGGAATGCTCGATTGGAACCGCGCCTTCGAAAAGATTGGTTACAAGAACGCCATCGTCGTGAAGGACGCTCCGGCGGGCAAGGATTACGACCACGCCGATGGCCGCAACAACGTCATCCGCTGGACGGTGACCTCGGAAGGTGACGGCGCGATTGCCCTGTTCCGCTCCGACCCCATGACCGGCGAAATCATGAACGCCGCGATCAACGTGGATGGCACGTTTGCAGTGGGCGTGGATGACTTCTATCGCACAGTGCTGCCGACCAGCCCCGGCCTCATGATGAAGCTGTTCCGGCAGTCCATTAGCGATGCCGTTCCCGGCCAATCCGAGGCCGCCGAGAAGATGCTCCAGAATCCGGGCATCTCGCCGCTCGCCGGTTTGGCCGAGGCTCAGCTGACCAAGAACGGTTGGCACCATGATCAGTGCGGTTATGGCCGCGAACGCATGGCCCGGCTGAACTACAATCTCAGCGCGATCAACGCGCGAGGCATGGCGGGCATCTCGAAGCAAAAGCTCATCGAGGACTACATTCAAGACACGGTCGCTCACGAATTCGGCCACACTCTGGGTCTGCGCCACAACTTTGCCGCCTCCACCAACCTCACCACCGCTCAGTGCGGCGACGAGGCCCTGGTGCGCCGCGAAGGCTTCGCCAGCAGCGTGATGGACTACATCGACATCAACATGGTGGCCGTTCTCAACGGTCGCGGCGTGCTCATCAACCCGGGCATCGGGGCCTACGACATGCACGCGATTCGCTACGGTTACTCGGACATCAAGGCCGACACGCCGGACGGCGAGCGCTTTGCCCTCAGTCAAATCGCGAAGGATGGCGGCAAGCCGGGCTTGCGCTTTATGACCGACGAGGACGCCGACCGATTCGACCCAACCGTGCAGCGTTGGGACTCGGGCAAGGACCCGCTGGCCTACAACGAAACCACAATGCGCGTCGCCCGAAACACCATGAACTGGGCGATCAAGAATCTGCCAAAGCCAGGTGAAAGCTACGCCAAGCGCAACAAGCTGATTTCTACGGCGCTCACGCAGATCGTCGGCCAAGCGAGTCGCGCAAGCCGCTTTATCGGTGGCCTTCGCGCTAGCCGCACCTACGCGGGTGACGTTGGGCAACTTGCGAACCTGACGCCCATTCCGGCCGCTGAGCAGCGCCAAGGCTTGCGCCTGGCGACTTCGGTGCTCAACGCCTCGTTTGGCGATCTGCCGGACTCGGTGCTGAATTCTTTCGCCGAGGACTTTAACGCCGACGCGGGGGCCGGAACGGCGACGTTCCGCTCACTCTTTGCGATGATGCAGCAGCAGGTGTTGGGTTCGCTGATGAACGCGGGACGCATCAGCCGCATCATCGAAAACGAGTTCAAAACGAAGACCGGTGCCTACACCGTGGACGAGCATTACGCGGCGATTAACAACGCCGTGATGAGCGAGTTCGCCGGCACCGCCGCGATTCGCCCGCTGCGCCGCGATCTCCAGCGCAACTACGTCATCGCGCTGCTGGATCAAGCTGGCGGCGTGGAAGGCGCGGTGCGCGACGACGCCCAACTGGTGGCCCTAGCCAACCTCAAGGGCGTGCGCAAGAGCTGCATGACCTACGCGGCCAAGGCCAGCGGCGTCAGCAAGCTCCACGCCGAGCATCTGGCCGAAGTCATCACGCTATTCCTCAACCGAACGCGTGTCACGGGCGTTGAAGGGGGTGGAGGCGGCGGCGGACTCGATCTGGCGGCCCTGCTTGGAGGCAAGAACTAA
- a CDS encoding acyl-CoA thioesterase — protein MISETTLRVRYAETDQMGHAYYANYLVWLEVARTDWCRQAGFTYASMEAEGFFLPVVNVTIDYKREIMYDEEVTIRAWAGEVKRVSFSFHYEIWSGDVLRATGSTTHVVMGRERKAVTIPDKYRAMLSPAG, from the coding sequence GTGATCAGCGAAACCACGCTGCGGGTGCGCTACGCCGAAACCGACCAGATGGGTCACGCCTACTACGCCAACTACTTGGTGTGGCTGGAAGTGGCTCGAACGGATTGGTGCCGTCAAGCGGGCTTTACGTACGCTAGCATGGAGGCCGAGGGCTTCTTTCTGCCGGTGGTAAACGTGACCATTGACTACAAACGCGAGATCATGTACGACGAAGAGGTGACCATTCGCGCTTGGGCGGGTGAAGTCAAGCGAGTGTCGTTCTCGTTCCACTACGAAATCTGGTCGGGCGACGTACTCCGAGCGACGGGCAGCACCACGCACGTGGTGATGGGCCGCGAGCGCAAGGCGGTCACGATTCCCGATAAATACCGTGCAATGCTCAGCCCCGCCGGGTAA
- a CDS encoding DUF3240 family protein: MAQAKLLTIIAESALRRRLVDDILRLGATGFTESEVRGQGSRGRRTSDLEGQNIRFEIVASQATVSAILAHIEENYFENYAVIAYVVDATVLRGEKYT; the protein is encoded by the coding sequence ATGGCACAGGCAAAACTTCTCACCATCATCGCCGAAAGCGCGCTCCGTCGCCGCTTGGTGGACGACATTCTACGGCTGGGCGCAACTGGCTTCACCGAGTCGGAGGTGCGCGGTCAGGGATCGCGCGGACGCCGCACCAGCGACCTAGAAGGCCAGAACATTCGCTTTGAAATCGTGGCCAGCCAGGCCACGGTGTCCGCTATTCTCGCGCACATCGAAGAGAACTACTTTGAGAATTACGCGGTGATTGCCTACGTGGTGGATGCGACCGTGCTCCGAGGCGAGAAGTACACGTGA
- a CDS encoding sodium-dependent bicarbonate transport family permease: protein MSGELILQNLCSPIVLAFVLGAIATLVRSDLKIPEQIYSALSVYLLLAIGLKGGVELSNTSFSQVAWPMLGTLALGVLIPLVAFAVLRRKFDRANAAAIAAHYGSVSAVTYMAAVAFATRAGDNPEGFMPALVAILEVPAIIIALLLARKQGSRDLGPALAEIVSGKSVILLVGGLIMGLAAGEKGFAPVAPVFKGAFSGLLVIFLLEMGMVAARRFGDVKRVGGFLVTFAILAPIAQGALGVLVGHWCGLGPGGCTILGAMAASASYIAAPAAVRVGIPEANPSLSLTAALGITFPFNLSLGLPLYHLMAVALSQRS from the coding sequence ATGTCGGGCGAGTTGATTCTTCAAAATCTGTGCTCGCCCATCGTGCTGGCGTTTGTGCTCGGCGCAATCGCGACGCTCGTTCGGAGCGACCTCAAGATTCCGGAGCAAATCTACTCCGCCCTCTCGGTGTATTTGCTCCTCGCCATCGGCCTCAAGGGCGGGGTCGAGTTGAGCAACACCTCGTTTTCGCAGGTGGCGTGGCCGATGCTGGGCACGCTTGCTTTGGGCGTTCTCATTCCGCTTGTGGCGTTTGCCGTATTGCGGCGCAAGTTCGACCGGGCGAACGCGGCGGCGATCGCGGCTCACTACGGGTCGGTTTCGGCGGTGACGTACATGGCGGCAGTCGCCTTCGCCACTCGGGCGGGCGACAATCCCGAAGGATTCATGCCTGCCCTCGTCGCTATTCTCGAGGTTCCGGCGATCATCATCGCGCTGCTTTTGGCGCGCAAGCAGGGAAGTCGTGACCTCGGCCCCGCCCTGGCCGAAATCGTCTCCGGCAAGAGCGTTATCCTGCTGGTAGGCGGGCTCATCATGGGTCTTGCCGCCGGCGAAAAAGGCTTCGCGCCGGTCGCGCCGGTGTTCAAGGGCGCGTTCTCCGGGCTGCTGGTCATCTTCTTGCTCGAAATGGGCATGGTCGCCGCGCGGCGGTTCGGCGATGTCAAGCGCGTCGGCGGGTTTTTGGTGACGTTCGCCATCCTCGCGCCGATCGCGCAAGGTGCGTTGGGAGTGCTCGTCGGGCATTGGTGCGGACTCGGCCCGGGCGGCTGCACCATTCTGGGCGCGATGGCCGCCAGCGCCAGCTACATTGCCGCGCCAGCCGCGGTCCGCGTCGGCATCCCCGAGGCCAACCCCAGCCTCAGTCTCACCGCCGCGCTCGGCATCACGTTTCCGTTCAATCTCTCGCTCGGGTTGCCGCTCTATCACCTGATGGCGGTGGCCCTCTCGCAGCGATCATAG